In Methanosarcina barkeri MS, a single window of DNA contains:
- a CDS encoding DUF2098 domain-containing protein: protein MADAEVITAVGRNKKPIKAGDAVKYVNSDTVSRVTEIKKDEQGKVWVLLESTDLWYREENLELTEIKTTEKKEEREFTAEELEERFRKERETMQAFDLGKAGGGGAGG from the coding sequence ATGGCTGATGCTGAAGTAATCACAGCAGTAGGGCGAAATAAAAAACCCATTAAAGCGGGAGATGCCGTCAAATACGTAAACAGTGATACGGTCAGCCGCGTAACTGAGATTAAAAAGGACGAGCAGGGAAAGGTATGGGTTCTGCTCGAAAGTACAGATCTATGGTACAGGGAAGAAAACCTGGAACTAACTGAAATTAAAACTACAGAAAAGAAAGAAGAAAGAGAGTTTACAGCCGAGGAACTGGAAGAAAGATTCAGAAAAGAGAGAGAAACAATGCAGGCTTTCGACCTTGGAAAAGCCGGTGGTGGAGGAGCAGGAGGTTAA
- the mptA gene encoding GTP cyclohydrolase MptA: MEHCTFNLPDVQASKPSIAINLTRVGVTNVKKLVEIKRKDKRPIVLISTFDVFVDLPSDRKGANLSRNFEAVDEVLEKILSMPVYELEQLCSDIAHNLLGRHEYANQAEVRMTSEYMIRRASPATGIKCQEVVNIFAEASAVRGQGDDDYFDVKKLIGAEVVGMTACPCAQEIMRDKAANELSKLGVDNDTIVKFLERVPMATHNQRGRGIISIKVAHDFDVSLESIISIIDHSMSSSVYEVLKRADEKVVVETAHMNPKFVEDCVRTMADNVVKEFPNLPDNAVITIKQTNEESIHRHNAYAERVALMGDLRSEINHC, translated from the coding sequence ATGGAACATTGCACTTTCAACCTCCCGGACGTCCAGGCCAGCAAACCAAGTATAGCTATAAACCTTACCCGTGTCGGGGTAACAAATGTTAAAAAACTCGTTGAAATCAAGCGAAAAGACAAACGTCCTATCGTACTTATTTCAACTTTTGACGTTTTTGTTGACCTGCCCTCGGACCGAAAGGGAGCAAATCTTTCAAGGAACTTCGAAGCTGTAGATGAGGTACTGGAAAAAATACTCAGTATGCCCGTATACGAACTTGAGCAGCTTTGCAGTGATATCGCACACAACTTGCTTGGCAGACATGAATACGCCAATCAGGCCGAAGTTCGGATGACAAGCGAATATATGATAAGGCGTGCATCCCCTGCTACCGGGATCAAATGCCAGGAAGTAGTGAATATCTTTGCTGAAGCATCAGCTGTAAGAGGACAGGGCGATGATGACTATTTTGATGTAAAAAAATTGATAGGTGCCGAAGTTGTAGGAATGACAGCCTGCCCCTGTGCTCAGGAGATTATGCGAGATAAAGCTGCAAATGAGCTTTCCAAACTTGGAGTCGATAATGATACGATTGTAAAATTCCTGGAAAGGGTTCCCATGGCTACCCATAACCAGCGAGGAAGAGGAATTATATCAATCAAGGTAGCACATGATTTTGATGTTTCCCTTGAAAGCATCATCAGCATTATTGATCACTCTATGAGTTCCAGTGTGTATGAGGTCTTGAAACGCGCAGACGAAAAGGTCGTTGTGGAAACTGCACATATGAACCCAAAATTTGTGGAAGATTGTGTAAGAACCATGGCAGACAACGTAGTAAAAGAGTTTCCCAACCTTCCTGATAATGCAGTAATTACCATCAAGCAAACCAATGAGGAAAGCATTCACAGACACAATGCTTATGCCGAAAGAGTTGCACTGATGGGAGATCTCAGGTCGGAAATTAATCACTGTTAA
- a CDS encoding non-histone chromosomal MC1 family protein encodes MSNTRNFVLRDEEGNEHGVFTGKQPRQAALKAANRGDGTKSNPDVIRLRERGTKKVHVFKAWKEMVEAPKNRPDWMPEKISKPFVKKEKIEKIE; translated from the coding sequence ATGTCCAACACAAGAAATTTTGTTTTACGAGACGAAGAAGGCAATGAGCACGGCGTTTTCACAGGAAAACAGCCTCGACAGGCTGCCTTGAAAGCTGCAAATAGGGGCGATGGGACTAAATCCAATCCAGATGTCATCCGCCTCAGAGAACGCGGGACAAAGAAGGTGCACGTTTTCAAGGCATGGAAGGAAATGGTTGAAGCTCCTAAAAACAGGCCTGACTGGATGCCCGAGAAAATCAGCAAGCCCTTTGTCAAGAAAGAAAAAATAGAAAAAATAGAATAA
- the argB gene encoding acetylglutamate kinase, which produces MELKRENVLIEALPYMQEFYDSIMVIKVGGNAMVSAQIMEDIIKDIVLLRYVGIKPVIVHGGGPEITEKMARMGKKAEFCQGLRITDDETMEIARMVLVGNINTKIVSLIGVCGGKGIGLTGYDGRMILGHKQAAKKVVIDGIETEVDIGWVGECEVINPDILHIVLENGYIPVISPIAVDAKGNALNINADIVAGDIAAALHAKKLILMTDVSGLLRDINDPSSHISRVTLDDIDHLIDEGIIQGGMIPKLKGAAVAVKNGVERAHIINGSVSHSMLLELFTDRGIGTMVHKFKKPED; this is translated from the coding sequence ATGGAACTGAAGAGAGAGAACGTGCTTATTGAAGCCCTGCCTTATATGCAGGAGTTCTATGACTCAATCATGGTTATAAAAGTGGGCGGAAATGCAATGGTTAGCGCCCAGATCATGGAAGATATTATAAAAGATATTGTGCTCCTGCGCTATGTGGGAATCAAACCTGTTATTGTACATGGGGGCGGGCCTGAGATTACGGAAAAAATGGCGCGGATGGGCAAGAAAGCTGAGTTTTGCCAGGGCTTACGTATTACAGATGACGAGACAATGGAAATTGCCAGGATGGTACTTGTCGGAAACATCAATACCAAAATTGTATCTCTTATTGGTGTTTGCGGGGGGAAAGGTATTGGACTTACCGGATACGATGGAAGAATGATCCTTGGTCATAAGCAGGCTGCAAAAAAAGTAGTAATTGATGGCATTGAGACTGAAGTTGATATAGGTTGGGTTGGGGAATGTGAAGTAATTAATCCTGATATTCTCCATATAGTACTTGAAAACGGTTACATTCCTGTGATTTCTCCTATTGCTGTGGATGCGAAAGGCAATGCCCTGAATATTAATGCCGATATAGTAGCAGGTGACATTGCTGCAGCTTTGCATGCTAAAAAGCTTATTCTGATGACTGATGTCTCAGGGCTGCTTAGAGATATAAATGATCCCAGTAGCCATATTTCCCGTGTAACTCTGGACGATATCGATCACCTTATCGATGAAGGCATTATACAGGGAGGCATGATCCCAAAACTCAAAGGCGCAGCAGTTGCAGTAAAAAACGGGGTTGAAAGAGCTCATATAATAAATGGAAGCGTTTCTCACTCCATGCTTCTTGAACTCTTTACTGATCGCGGAATCGGAACCATGGTTCATAAGTTCAAAAAGCCAGAAGATTAA
- a CDS encoding GNAT family N-acetyltransferase, translated as MNLLIRPVRLNDAQDINEMRRQKEVRAHTLALPTETIEFTEGFLRSMGGDDHILVSESEGKVVGMVGIHLLKGIRQRHSAFLGIMVRTEYQSQGIGKTLMGNILNLADNWLMLIRIELDVTADNEKAISLYRSFGFKIEGTKKYAIMKDGKYADLLMMARYNIPTQFK; from the coding sequence ATGAATCTACTTATCAGGCCTGTCAGGTTAAATGATGCTCAGGACATTAATGAGATGCGGAGGCAAAAAGAGGTTAGGGCACACACCCTTGCCCTCCCTACTGAAACCATTGAATTTACAGAAGGATTCCTGAGGAGTATGGGCGGTGACGACCATATACTGGTATCCGAATCAGAAGGAAAAGTTGTCGGAATGGTAGGGATACATCTTCTAAAGGGTATCAGGCAGAGACATTCAGCCTTCCTTGGGATTATGGTAAGGACTGAATATCAAAGTCAGGGTATTGGGAAAACCTTGATGGGAAACATTCTCAACCTTGCAGATAACTGGCTTATGCTAATAAGAATCGAGCTTGATGTTACTGCAGACAATGAAAAAGCTATCAGCCTTTACCGGTCTTTTGGTTTTAAGATTGAGGGAACAAAAAAATACGCAATAATGAAGGATGGGAAGTACGCTGATCTTCTCATGATGGCCAGGTACAATATTCCCACTCAGTTCAAGTAA
- a CDS encoding archaeosine biosynthesis radical SAM protein RaSEA, which produces MTLNKAVMEIRQRIKVRPSPTNEPAASWTGVDLVNETQVKTLTVIFKSAGCRWGKAGGCTMCGYVYDCASEPPTLEDYKAQLARAMKKAEKFPEFMVKIFTSGSFLDEHEVPPEARDAILKTLADDPRVVKVLAETRPNFVTEENVQECLKILKNKPFELAVGLETSSDRIRSDSINKGFTFRDFVRAAEISRKKGVTVKAYLMLKPLFLSERQAIEDIIRSIDDAAPYSDTISINLCNVQKGTLVEALWEKGQYRPPWLWSIVEILQRAKAAHPDLPLMSDPVGAGSKRGPHNCKICSSDVADSLRTFSLTQNPEDLSKTDCECKELWRKVLELEDFTYGAPILD; this is translated from the coding sequence ATGACACTGAATAAAGCAGTAATGGAAATCCGACAGCGGATTAAAGTTAGACCTTCTCCTACCAATGAACCTGCAGCAAGCTGGACAGGAGTCGACCTGGTAAATGAAACTCAGGTAAAGACTTTAACTGTAATCTTCAAGAGCGCAGGATGCAGATGGGGAAAAGCCGGAGGGTGCACTATGTGCGGTTATGTCTATGACTGCGCAAGTGAACCTCCAACTCTGGAGGATTACAAGGCCCAGCTTGCAAGAGCAATGAAGAAAGCTGAAAAATTCCCTGAGTTTATGGTAAAAATTTTCACATCAGGCAGTTTTCTTGACGAGCATGAGGTTCCTCCTGAGGCAAGAGATGCAATCCTCAAAACTCTTGCAGATGATCCCAGAGTAGTCAAGGTACTTGCGGAAACCCGCCCTAACTTCGTAACTGAAGAGAATGTGCAGGAGTGTCTCAAAATCCTGAAAAATAAGCCCTTTGAGCTGGCTGTTGGGCTGGAAACAAGCTCGGACAGAATCCGCAGTGACTCTATTAATAAAGGTTTTACCTTCAGGGATTTTGTCCGCGCCGCAGAAATATCAAGGAAAAAGGGAGTAACTGTTAAAGCCTACCTTATGCTAAAACCTCTCTTTCTTTCAGAACGCCAGGCCATTGAGGACATTATCCGTTCCATAGATGATGCGGCCCCTTACTCTGACACAATCTCAATCAACCTCTGCAATGTCCAGAAAGGCACCCTTGTCGAAGCGCTCTGGGAAAAAGGACAATATCGTCCTCCCTGGCTCTGGAGTATTGTAGAAATCCTGCAAAGGGCAAAAGCCGCTCATCCAGACCTTCCTCTTATGTCCGATCCGGTAGGCGCAGGCTCAAAACGCGGCCCTCACAATTGTAAAATCTGCAGTTCAGACGTCGCAGACTCTCTCAGGACTTTTTCACTTACTCAGAATCCGGAGGATCTCAGCAAAACAGACTGTGAATGCAAAGAACTCTGGAGAAAAGTCCTGGAACTTGAAGACTTTACCTACGGAGCACCCATTTTAGATTAA
- the guaA gene encoding glutamine-hydrolyzing GMP synthase — translation MVKPEKFIPKAVEKIGKEIKDGRAIIALSGGVDSSVCAELAHRAIGGRLQPIYIDTGLMRKGETERIKHIFSHMNLDIVYAKDRFLAALKGRTDPEEKRKAIGETFIRVFEEEARKLEADYLIQGTIYPDRIESEGGIKSHHNVGGLPSVMDFKKIVEPIEDLYKDEVREVAWALKLPDEICERMPFPGPGLAVRILGEVTEEKLEVAREANSIVEEELLDRFCPWQTFAAVIGKGTGVKGDIRAYGWIIAVRAVGSRDGMTAEALELPWDVLKKLESRITSEIPKVARVVYDITPKPPATIEFE, via the coding sequence ATGGTAAAACCCGAAAAATTCATTCCAAAAGCAGTTGAGAAAATTGGCAAGGAAATAAAGGACGGGAGAGCAATTATTGCGCTCTCAGGCGGCGTGGACAGTTCTGTTTGTGCGGAACTGGCTCACAGGGCAATAGGAGGCAGGCTGCAACCAATTTATATTGACACAGGGCTCATGAGAAAAGGGGAGACCGAGAGGATAAAGCATATTTTTTCCCACATGAACCTGGATATTGTCTATGCAAAGGACAGGTTCCTTGCAGCCCTGAAAGGCAGAACTGACCCTGAAGAGAAAAGGAAGGCTATAGGCGAGACTTTCATCCGGGTCTTTGAAGAAGAAGCAAGGAAACTTGAAGCAGATTATCTTATCCAGGGAACGATTTATCCTGACAGAATCGAGTCCGAAGGTGGAATCAAATCCCACCACAATGTTGGAGGACTGCCCAGCGTAATGGACTTCAAGAAGATCGTTGAGCCCATAGAGGACCTTTACAAAGATGAGGTTAGGGAAGTTGCCTGGGCTCTCAAGCTACCTGACGAAATCTGTGAAAGGATGCCTTTCCCCGGACCTGGCCTGGCTGTGCGGATTCTTGGAGAAGTTACAGAGGAGAAACTTGAGGTTGCACGGGAAGCAAACTCTATAGTTGAAGAGGAACTTCTTGACAGGTTCTGCCCCTGGCAGACTTTCGCCGCTGTGATTGGCAAGGGAACAGGCGTAAAGGGAGATATCCGGGCTTACGGCTGGATAATAGCTGTAAGGGCTGTAGGTTCCAGAGACGGAATGACTGCAGAAGCGCTCGAGCTTCCCTGGGATGTACTCAAAAAACTGGAATCCAGAATCACCTCTGAAATCCCGAAAGTAGCCAGGGTGGTTTATGATATCACACCAAAACCGCCTGCAACTATCGAATTTGAATGA